The Engraulis encrasicolus isolate BLACKSEA-1 chromosome 4, IST_EnEncr_1.0, whole genome shotgun sequence genome includes a window with the following:
- the pgpep1l gene encoding pyroglutamyl-peptidase 1, with protein sequence MRSAVVVTGFGPFGSHLVNLSWTVAQTLKEEGLEEDDIDIYIKEIPVSYCRAKEILGGIWEEVQPEFAVHLGIHAGAKAITLEQTGKNRGYEHTDICGQCPSGHCCVEGGMDKLDSIINMNALTKKLRAEGVDVIYSKDAGRYLCDFAYYYSLHCGKRRAAFIHLPTKGPQATPEKLVAQLRIIILRMLREARGLSDGDIQVSSSSSSADRSAPQERAQQIIQPVQCPTL encoded by the exons ATGCGTTCGGCCGTAGTAGTTACAG GGTTTGGACCTTTTGGAAGCCACTTGGTAAATCTCAGCTGGACTGTTGCTCAG ACCCTGAAGGAAGAGGGCCTGGAGGAGGACGACATTGACATTTATATTAAAGAAATTCCAGTGAGCTATTGCAGGGCTAAGGAGATCTTGGGGGGGATCTGGGAGGAAGTTCAGCCAGAG TTTGCGGTTCATTTAGGGATACACGCGGGTGCCAAAGCCATTACTCTGGAGCAGACGGGGAAGAATCGAGGCTATGAGCACACGGACATCTGTGGCCAGTGCCCCTCCGGACACtgctgtgtggagggagggatggacaaACTGGACTCCATCATAAACATGAACGCACTCACCAAGAAGCTGAGAGCCGAGGGGGTGGACGTCATCTACTCAAAGGATGCTGGGAG GTACCTGTGTGACTTTGCCTACTACTACTCCCTCCACTGTGGGAAGCGGAGGGCTGCCTTCATCCACCTGCCCACCAAAGGTCCCCAGGCCACCCCGGAGAAGCTCGTAGCCCAGCTGCGCATCATCATCCTGCGCATGCTGAGGGAGGCAAGGGGCCTGTCAGACGGCGACATccaggtctcctcctcctcctcctcagcagaTCGATCGGCACCCCAGGAGCGCGCTCAGCAGATAATACAGCCCGTCCAATGTCCAACACTGTGA